In a single window of the Elaeis guineensis isolate ETL-2024a chromosome 6, EG11, whole genome shotgun sequence genome:
- the LOC105047554 gene encoding uncharacterized protein yields MEQFQQTGEVLGSLKALMVFREEIRMNQRQCCLLVDAFNTAFEGIADELRHHLRFEEKLTKWKALEQPFKELHRIFREGEKYIKQCLEPKDWWGKAIALSQSTDCVEFHLHNLLWCIPVVLEAIENVGEMTGCDQEEIHQKRIMFSKKYEREWMEPKLFQHKFGKLYLVSQDICSRMDSAWKEDRWILSEMIAEKRSAGSKPMTKQENRLAELLMGPKGKLFAASILMGSQDYQVRRRFGTSNYKEVQWMGESFAVKHVIGEIEPLMNEISLLSSINHPNVMHYMYSFYDEEKKEGFLLMDLMSKDLSSHIKEICSSRRRIPFPVMVAVDIMLQIARGMEYLHSRKIYHGDLNFSNVLVRLRNSSPDGYLHVKIAGFGLSALKNSKFSANQAATMNSCIWYAPEVLLEQEQSGDAGSSKYTEKADVYSFAMICFELLTGKVPFEDNHLQGDKMSKNIRAGERPLFPSQSPKYLTNLTKRCWHADPSQRPSFSSLCRVLRYVKRFLILNPDHGRPDSVVPPVDYLDIETSLSKRFTNWARKETIQVSEIPFQMYAYRVIEREKTSANFKDKSSESGSEEASICGYENAFGTILTEDVLSTSMASVRLSSQVTPDSNKKTSARKVNGKANKQTGQHQKGRTLKPAQLNCGSSLRMNSGSQLPTVAMNPRRRISGHVSD; encoded by the exons ATGGAGCAGTTTCAGCAGACTGGAGAAGTCCTGGGGAGCCTCAAGGCTCTGATGGTGTTCCGGGAAGAGATACGCATGAACCAGCGCCAGTGCTGCCTGCTGGTGGACGCCTTCAACACTGCCTTCGAGGGGATTGCCGATGAGCTCCGACACCACCTGAGATTCGAGGAGAAGCTCACTAAGTGGAAGGCCCTCGAGCAACCTTTCAAGGAGCTGCACCGCATCTTCCGAGAGGGGGAGAAGTATATCAAGCAGTGCCTCGAGCCCAAGGACTGGTGGGGGAAAGCCATCGCCCTCAGTCAGAGCACAGACTGCGTCGAATTCCATCTCCACAACCTTCTGTGGTGCATTCCTGTCGTGCTAGAGGCGATCGAGAATGTCGGAGAAATGACGGGGTGTGATCAAGAAGAGATCCATCAGAAGAGGATTATGTTCTCAAAGAAGTATGAGAGGGAGTGGATGGAACCGAAGCTCTTTCAGCATAAGTTTGGTAAATTGTACCTAGTTTCACAAGATATTTGTAGTAGGATGGATAGTGCTTGGAAAGAGGATAGGTGGATTTTGTCGGAAATGATAGCCGAGAAGAGAAGTGCAGGGTCGAAACCAATGACAAAACAAGAGAACCGGCTTGCAGAGTTGCTGATGGGTCCCAAAGGGAAGCTTTTCGCAGCTTCGATCCTCATGGGATCACAGGACTACCAAGTGAGAAGGCGATTTGGGACGAGTAACTACAAGGAAGTCCAGTGGATGGGGGAGAGCTTTGCTGTGAAGCATGTCATTGGGGAGATTGAGCCACTAATGAATGAAATCTCTCTTTTATCATCGATCAATCACCCAAATGTGATGCATTATATGTACTCATTCTATGATGAAGAGAAGAAAGAGGGCTTTCTGCTCATGGATCTCATGAGCAAGGATCTCTCCAGTCATATCAAAGAAATCTGTAGCTCGAGGAGAAGAATCCCCTTCCCTGTAATGGTGGCAGTGGACATAATGCTTCAGATTGCAAGAGGAATGGAGTATCTGCATTCAAGGAAGATATATCATGGGGACTTGAACTTCTCCAATGTCTTGGTCAGGCTAAGGAATTCTTCTCCTGATGGTTATTTGCATGTAAAGATTGCTGGCTTTGGGCTGTCAGCTTTGAAGAACTCAAAATTTTCAGCAAACCAAGCAGCTACCATGAATTCATGCATCTGGTATGCCCCAGAGGTTCTCTTAGAGCAGGAGCAGTCAGGGGACGCTGGTAGTAGTAAGTACACAGAGAAAGCAGATGTTTATAGCTTTGCAATGATATGCTTCGAGTTGCTGACAGGAAAGGTTCCCTTTGAAGACAATCATCTTCAGGGAGATAAGATGAGCAAGAACATAAGGGCTGGCGAGAGGCCGTTGTTTCCATCTCAATCTCCGAAATATCTCACCAACCTAACAAAAAGATGCTGGCATGCTGATCCTTCACAGCGGCCAAGCTTCTCTTCTCTTTGTAGAGTTCTCCGTTATGTCAAGCGGTTTCTGATTTTGAATCCTGATCATGGCCGGCCTGATTCAGTGGTACCTCCGGTGGATTACCTTGATATTGAAACGAGTCTGTCTAAGAGATTCACGAACTGGGCAAGAAAAGAAACTATCCAGGTCTCCGAAATTCCTTTTCAGATGTATGCCTACAGGGTTATAGAGAGGGAGAAAACTAGTGCTAATTTCAAGGATAAAAGTTCAGAGTCTGGAAGTGAGGAGGCATCAATTTGTGGATATGAGAATGCATTTGGTACAATTCTCACAGAAGATGTGTTGTCCACCAGTATGGCTTCGGTGAGGTTATCGTCTCAGGTGACTCCCGACTCTAACAAGAAAACCTCGGCGAGGAAAGTTAATGGGAAGGCCAACAAGCAAACAG GACAGCACCAAAAAGGGAGAACATTGAAGCCAGCGCAGCTAAACTGTGGGAGCAGTTTGCGGATGAACTCTGGGAGCCAGCTGCCAACAGTCGCAATGAACCCAAGGCGAAGGAT